In Arachis hypogaea cultivar Tifrunner chromosome 17, arahy.Tifrunner.gnm2.J5K5, whole genome shotgun sequence, a single window of DNA contains:
- the LOC112764966 gene encoding trans-cinnamate 4-monooxygenase, which produces MDLLLLEKTLVGLFVATILAVVISTLRGRKFKLPPGPFPVPIFGNWLQVGDDLNHRNLTDLAKKFGDIFLLRMGQRNLVVVSSPDLAKEVLHTQGVEFGSRTRNVVFDIFTGKGQDMVFTVYGEHWRKMRRIMTVPFFTNKVVQQYRPGWEAEAASVVEDVKKNPEAATSGIVLRRRLQLMMYNNMYRIMFDRRFENEEDPLFQKLKALNGERSRLAQSFEYNYGDFIPILRPFLRGYLKICKEVKETRLKLFKDFFVDERKKLGSTRSSDNGELKCAIDHILDAQKKGEINEDNVLYIVENINVAAIETTLWSIEWGIAELVNHPEIQKNVRDEIDTVLGPGHQVTEPDLQKLPYLQAVIKETLRLRMAIPLLVPHMNLHDAKLGGYDIPAESKILVNAWWLANNPANWKNPEEFRPERFLQEEKHVEANGNDFRYLPFGVGRRSCPGIILALPILGITLGRLVQNFELLPPPGQTKLDTTEKGGQFSLHILKHSTIVAKPRSF; this is translated from the exons ATGGATCTCCTCCTCCTGGAGAAGACTCTGGTCGGCCTATTCGTCGCTACAATTCTTGCCGTCGTTATCTCCACCCTCCGCGGCCGCAAATTCAAGCTTCCGCCGGGACCCTTTCCTGTTCCCATCTTCGGTAACTGGCTCCAGGTCGGCGATGACCTCAACCACCGCAACCTCACCGATCTCGCCAAGAAATTCGGCGACATCTTCCTCCTCCGCATGGGGCAGCGCAACCTTGTCGTTGTTTCTTCCCCTGACCTCGCCAAGGAGGTTCTCCACACTCAGGGCGTCGAATTCGGTTCCCGCACCCGTAACGTCGTCTTCGACATCTTCACTGGAAAGGGCCAG GATATGGTGTTCACCGTTTACGGTGAGCATTGGAGGAAGATGAGGAGGATCATGACGGTGCCGTTCTTCACGAACAAGGTGGTACAGCAGTACCGTCCCGGTTGGGAAGCGGAGGCGGCCAGCGTGGTGGAGGATGTTAAGAAGAATCCAGAAGCCGCGACGTCCGGGATAGTGCTGAGGAGGAGGCTGCAGCTGATGATGTACAACAACATGTACAGGATAATGTTTGACAGGAGGTTTGAGAATGAAGAGGATCCATTGTTTCAGAAGCTTAAGGCACTTAATGGTGAGAGGAGTAGGCTTGCTCAGAGCTTTGAGTATAACTATGGTGATTTCATTCCTATCTTGAGGCCTTTCTTGAGAGGTTACTTGAAGATCTGCAAGGAGGTTAAGGAAACCAGGTTGAAGCTCTTCAAAGACTTTTTTGTTGATGAGAGGAA GAAGCTTGGAAGCACAAGGAGTTCAGATAACGGGGAACTGAAATGCGCCATCGATCACATTTTGGATGCCCAGAAAAAGGGCGAAATCAACGAAGACAACGTCCTTTACATTGTCGAGAACATTAACGTTGCTG CAATTGAGACAACTTTATGGTCGATTGAATGGGGAATTGCTGAGCTAGTGAACCACCCAGAGATTCAGAAGAATGTTAGGGATGAAATTGACACAGTCCTTGGACCAGGCCACCAAGTAACAGAGCCAGATTTGCAAAAACTCCCTTACCTCCAAGCAGTGATCAAGGAAACCCTTCGTCTCCGCATGGCGATCCCACTCCTCGTCCCACACATGAACCTCCACGACGCCAAGCTCGGTGGCTATGACATCCCGGCAGAGAGCAAGATCTTGGTCAACGCATGGTGGCTCGCAAATAACCCCGCCAACTGGAAGAACCCAGAGGAGTTTAGGCCCGAGAGGTTCCTTCAGGAGGAGAAGCATGTTGAGGCCAACGGCAATGACTTCAG GTATCTTCCCTTTGGTGTTGGAAGAAGGAGCTGCCCTGGAATCATCCTTGCATTGCCAATTCTCGGAATCACTTTGGGGCGTTTGGTCCAAAACTTCGAGCTCTTGCCGCCGCCGGGGCAGACCAAGTTGGACACTACTGAGAAAGGAGGACAGTTTAGTTTGCACATACTCAAGCATTCCACCATTGTGGCAAAGCCAAGATCATTCTAA